A genome region from Portunus trituberculatus isolate SZX2019 chromosome 18, ASM1759143v1, whole genome shotgun sequence includes the following:
- the LOC123505879 gene encoding peptidyl-alpha-hydroxyglycine alpha-amidating lyase 2-like isoform X2 encodes MTAWGGVGAVLCCLACVSSQGAPASDYLDDNFLYEMRSLLDNPESWRGVSGGGHPRAMERWGPGIQLGQVSGVSVDPQGRPVIVHRGPRVWDQRMFNATHHYQGEEAAIGEDVVLVLDPESGSVVRSWGAGRFLLPHGVTVDQWGNTWLTDVALHQVLKFTPGGDEPQLALGEERIPGSDNTHFCKPTSVAVASSGDFFVADGYCNARVMRFAPDGMLKDTFGHPGRDGSPSALYVPHGLALDETLDALCVADRENRRVVCVRAGVREPEEFGEHLRTLQDPYHGRVFDVAASNGALVGVGGSEGESAAMGFTADLRDGQLRDTWRPSRGFHNPHAVALSREETAIYVAEIGPNRIWKFIVDNNGKGTRPMY; translated from the exons atGACCGCCTGGGGAGGGGTCGGGGCTGTGCTCTGCTGCCTGGCATGTGTCTCCTCTCAGGGCGCACCAGCCTCAGACTATCTCGATGACAACTTCCTGTACGAGATGAGGAGCCTTCTGGACAACCCCGAGTCCTGGCGG GGTGTGTCAGGGGGTGGCCACCCTCGCGCCATGGAGCGCTGGGGGCCGGGGATTCAGCTGGGGCAGGTGTCTGGGGTATCTGTTGACCCTCAAGGCAGACCAGTCATCGTCCACCGCGGCCCTCGCGTCTGGGACCAGAG GATGTTCAACGCCACGCACCACTACCAGGGGGAGGAGGCGGCCATCGGGGAGGACGTAGTGCTGGTACTGGACCCGGAGTCTGGGTCTGTGGTGCGGTCCTGGGGTGCCGGCCGCTTCCTGCTGCCCCACGGGGTGACGGTGGACCAGTGGGGCAACACCTGGCTCACGGACGTCGCCCTCCACCAGGTGttgaag TTCACTCCAGGCGGGGATGAGCCGCAGCTGGCactaggagaggagaggattcCTGGCAGCGACAACACTCACTTCTGCAAGCCCACTAGCGTCGCCGTGGCCTCTTCCGGCGACTTCTTCGTGGCGGACGGCTACTGCAATGCACGCGTGATGAGGTTCGCTCCTGACGGCATGCTGAAGGACACGTTTGGCCACCCTG GCAGGGACGGGAGCCCCAGCGCCCTGTACGTGCCACACGGTCTGGCCCTGGACGAGACTCTGGATGCCCTGTGTGTGGCGGACAGAGAGAACAGGCGTGTGGTGTGCGTGCGGGCTGGCGTGCGGGAACCCGAGGAGTTCGGCGAGCACCTGCGTACCCTACAGGACCCTTACCACGGCAGGGTGTTCGATGTGGCCGCCAGCA ACGGGGCGCTGGTGGGCGTCGGCGGCAGCGAGGGAGAGAGTGCCGCCATGGGCTTCACCGCAGACCTTCGTGACGGACAGCTGAGAGACACGTGGCGGCCCTCCCGAGGCTTCCACAACCCGCACGCCGTGGCCCTCAGCAGGGAAGAGACGGCAATCTACGTCGCCGAGATTGGCCCCAACCGAATATGGAAGTTCATCGTAGACAATAACGGCAAGGGAACCCGGCCCATGTACTGA
- the LOC123505879 gene encoding peptidyl-alpha-hydroxyglycine alpha-amidating lyase 2-like isoform X1, with the protein MTAWGGVGAVLCCLACVSSQGAPASDYLDDNFLYEMRSLLDNPESWRGVSGGGHPRAMERWGPGIQLGQVSGVSVDPQGRPVIVHRGPRVWDQRMFNATHHYQGEEAAIGEDVVLVLDPESGSVVRSWGAGRFLLPHGVTVDQWGNTWLTDVALHQVLKFTPGGDEPQLALGEERIPGSDNTHFCKPTSVAVASSGDFFVADGYCNARVMRFAPDGMLKDTFGHPAGRDGSPSALYVPHGLALDETLDALCVADRENRRVVCVRAGVREPEEFGEHLRTLQDPYHGRVFDVAASNGALVGVGGSEGESAAMGFTADLRDGQLRDTWRPSRGFHNPHAVALSREETAIYVAEIGPNRIWKFIVDNNGKGTRPMY; encoded by the exons atGACCGCCTGGGGAGGGGTCGGGGCTGTGCTCTGCTGCCTGGCATGTGTCTCCTCTCAGGGCGCACCAGCCTCAGACTATCTCGATGACAACTTCCTGTACGAGATGAGGAGCCTTCTGGACAACCCCGAGTCCTGGCGG GGTGTGTCAGGGGGTGGCCACCCTCGCGCCATGGAGCGCTGGGGGCCGGGGATTCAGCTGGGGCAGGTGTCTGGGGTATCTGTTGACCCTCAAGGCAGACCAGTCATCGTCCACCGCGGCCCTCGCGTCTGGGACCAGAG GATGTTCAACGCCACGCACCACTACCAGGGGGAGGAGGCGGCCATCGGGGAGGACGTAGTGCTGGTACTGGACCCGGAGTCTGGGTCTGTGGTGCGGTCCTGGGGTGCCGGCCGCTTCCTGCTGCCCCACGGGGTGACGGTGGACCAGTGGGGCAACACCTGGCTCACGGACGTCGCCCTCCACCAGGTGttgaag TTCACTCCAGGCGGGGATGAGCCGCAGCTGGCactaggagaggagaggattcCTGGCAGCGACAACACTCACTTCTGCAAGCCCACTAGCGTCGCCGTGGCCTCTTCCGGCGACTTCTTCGTGGCGGACGGCTACTGCAATGCACGCGTGATGAGGTTCGCTCCTGACGGCATGCTGAAGGACACGTTTGGCCACCCTG CAGGCAGGGACGGGAGCCCCAGCGCCCTGTACGTGCCACACGGTCTGGCCCTGGACGAGACTCTGGATGCCCTGTGTGTGGCGGACAGAGAGAACAGGCGTGTGGTGTGCGTGCGGGCTGGCGTGCGGGAACCCGAGGAGTTCGGCGAGCACCTGCGTACCCTACAGGACCCTTACCACGGCAGGGTGTTCGATGTGGCCGCCAGCA ACGGGGCGCTGGTGGGCGTCGGCGGCAGCGAGGGAGAGAGTGCCGCCATGGGCTTCACCGCAGACCTTCGTGACGGACAGCTGAGAGACACGTGGCGGCCCTCCCGAGGCTTCCACAACCCGCACGCCGTGGCCCTCAGCAGGGAAGAGACGGCAATCTACGTCGCCGAGATTGGCCCCAACCGAATATGGAAGTTCATCGTAGACAATAACGGCAAGGGAACCCGGCCCATGTACTGA
- the LOC123505878 gene encoding U3 small nucleolar ribonucleoprotein protein IMP4-like isoform X2, with the protein MSEFSLRRQARLRREYLYRKSIQDRHAAVQKRKDTIKASMKEGKEIPTALQEKALALMEAGDWDDPGPQLAVELGGEAAGGPTNIDDEYRWAGVEDPKIIVTTSRDPSSKLKQFAKEMKLLFPNSQRINRGNYDNKQLMAACRSNDVTDFVVVHETRGNPDALVVSHLPNGPTAYFTLADVVMRHDIPGLGTMSEQFPHLVFHNFKSPLGERTRNILKYLFPVPKDTSQRVVSFVNWDDWILFRQHTFKKVNEGKDHELTEIGPRFSMKLYRIIMGTMDQDGAADLEFVLRPYMNTARKRRFMSEEDPW; encoded by the exons ATG AGTGAGTTCAGTCTGCGGCGGCAGGCCCGGCTGCGGCGGGAGTACCTCTACCGCAAGAGTATCCAGGACCGCCATGCCGCCGTCCAGAAGAGGAAGGACACGATCAAGGCCTCCATGAAAG AGGGCAAGGAAATTCCCACGGCCCTGCAGGAGAAGGCCCTGGCCCTGATGGAAGCCGGGGACTGGGATGACCCTGGACCACAGCTGGCAGTGGAGCTTGGCGGGGAGGCTGCCGGCGGACCCACCAACATTGATGATGAGTACAGGTGGGCGGGTGTTGAGGACCCCAAGATTATCGTCACCACCTCCAGGGACCCGTCCTCCAAGCTGAAGCAGTTTGCCAAG GAGATGAAGCTTCTGTTCCCAAATTCTCAGCGCATAAACCGCGGTAACTATGACAACAAGCAGCTGATGGCAGCGTGTCGCTCCAACGATGTCACAGACTTTGTTGTGGTCCATGAGACGCG AGGAAACCCTGACGCCCTGGTGGTGAGTCACCTGCCCAACGGCCCCACTGCCTACTTTACCCTGGCGGACGTGGTGATGCGGCACGACATCCCTGGCCTGGGCACCATGTCTGAGCAGTTTCCACATCTCGTCTTCCATAATTTCAAATCCCCTCTCGGGGAGCGG aCTCGCAACATCCTCAAGTACCTGTTCCCGGTGCCCAAGGACACCAGCCAGCGGGTCGTGTCCTTTGTCAACTGGGATGACTGGATCTTGTTCCGCCAGCACACCTTCAAGAAAGTCAACGAAGGGAAGGACCACGAGCTTACAGAGATTGGTCCGCGCTTCAGCATGAAAC TGTACCGCATCATCATGGGCACGATGGACCAGGATGGGGCAGCAGACTTGGAGTTTGTGCTGCGGCCGTACATGAACACAGCAAGGAAGCGAAGGTTTATGTCTGAGGAGGACCCTTGGTGA
- the LOC123505878 gene encoding U3 small nucleolar ribonucleoprotein protein IMP4-like isoform X1, whose product MLSEFSLRRQARLRREYLYRKSIQDRHAAVQKRKDTIKASMKEGKEIPTALQEKALALMEAGDWDDPGPQLAVELGGEAAGGPTNIDDEYRWAGVEDPKIIVTTSRDPSSKLKQFAKEMKLLFPNSQRINRGNYDNKQLMAACRSNDVTDFVVVHETRGNPDALVVSHLPNGPTAYFTLADVVMRHDIPGLGTMSEQFPHLVFHNFKSPLGERTRNILKYLFPVPKDTSQRVVSFVNWDDWILFRQHTFKKVNEGKDHELTEIGPRFSMKLYRIIMGTMDQDGAADLEFVLRPYMNTARKRRFMSEEDPW is encoded by the exons ATGCTG AGTGAGTTCAGTCTGCGGCGGCAGGCCCGGCTGCGGCGGGAGTACCTCTACCGCAAGAGTATCCAGGACCGCCATGCCGCCGTCCAGAAGAGGAAGGACACGATCAAGGCCTCCATGAAAG AGGGCAAGGAAATTCCCACGGCCCTGCAGGAGAAGGCCCTGGCCCTGATGGAAGCCGGGGACTGGGATGACCCTGGACCACAGCTGGCAGTGGAGCTTGGCGGGGAGGCTGCCGGCGGACCCACCAACATTGATGATGAGTACAGGTGGGCGGGTGTTGAGGACCCCAAGATTATCGTCACCACCTCCAGGGACCCGTCCTCCAAGCTGAAGCAGTTTGCCAAG GAGATGAAGCTTCTGTTCCCAAATTCTCAGCGCATAAACCGCGGTAACTATGACAACAAGCAGCTGATGGCAGCGTGTCGCTCCAACGATGTCACAGACTTTGTTGTGGTCCATGAGACGCG AGGAAACCCTGACGCCCTGGTGGTGAGTCACCTGCCCAACGGCCCCACTGCCTACTTTACCCTGGCGGACGTGGTGATGCGGCACGACATCCCTGGCCTGGGCACCATGTCTGAGCAGTTTCCACATCTCGTCTTCCATAATTTCAAATCCCCTCTCGGGGAGCGG aCTCGCAACATCCTCAAGTACCTGTTCCCGGTGCCCAAGGACACCAGCCAGCGGGTCGTGTCCTTTGTCAACTGGGATGACTGGATCTTGTTCCGCCAGCACACCTTCAAGAAAGTCAACGAAGGGAAGGACCACGAGCTTACAGAGATTGGTCCGCGCTTCAGCATGAAAC TGTACCGCATCATCATGGGCACGATGGACCAGGATGGGGCAGCAGACTTGGAGTTTGTGCTGCGGCCGTACATGAACACAGCAAGGAAGCGAAGGTTTATGTCTGAGGAGGACCCTTGGTGA